A window of the Vibrio ostreae genome harbors these coding sequences:
- a CDS encoding TIGR02444 family protein has product MSQEHVTLSLTLERLWQFSLQYYSVREVKEACLSLQNNFNGNVNLLLLLKYLDEQQLTLQEQDWQSLIEGIARTETLLHHYRELRRKLKNNLTDTLYREALQFELQLEKQQQSDLIEVINRHTLTINHGEVLTLRYCRQLGAEHLATIFGKPVPASF; this is encoded by the coding sequence ATGAGCCAAGAACACGTCACACTATCCCTCACGTTAGAAAGATTGTGGCAATTCAGTTTGCAATACTACAGCGTACGCGAGGTCAAAGAGGCGTGTCTCAGCTTACAGAATAACTTTAACGGCAATGTGAACTTACTGCTGCTGCTTAAATATCTCGACGAGCAGCAGCTCACCTTGCAGGAACAGGACTGGCAATCACTGATTGAAGGCATTGCCAGAACCGAAACCCTGCTCCATCACTACCGCGAACTGCGCCGCAAGCTCAAAAACAATCTGACCGATACTTTATACCGCGAAGCGCTGCAGTTTGAACTGCAGCTTGAGAAGCAGCAGCAGTCTGACCTTATTGAGGTCATCAACCGTCATACCCTGACCATCAATCACGGCGAAGTACTGACCTTACGCTACTGTCGCCAGCTCGGTGCCGAACATCTGGCCACCATTTTCGGTAAACCCGTTCCGGCTTCATTCTGA
- the kefG gene encoding glutathione-regulated potassium-efflux system ancillary protein KefG yields the protein MANPETVADNKPKVLVVYAHPEPDHSVANQIMIKKIKHLEHVSVLDLYATYPDFFIDVNREHQRVLQYDVIVLQHPLYMYSCPALLKEWIDRVLGKGFAFGDESAMKGKIWRSVVTTGGNQDAFSHHGYNRYSMREILQPFELTAALCCMEWMEPLILYWARNVSEEERYQHAEQYHQWLLDPLGQTGVSDGRTDR from the coding sequence ATGGCAAACCCAGAGACCGTGGCTGACAACAAGCCCAAAGTATTGGTGGTGTATGCTCACCCTGAGCCGGATCACTCGGTCGCCAATCAGATCATGATCAAAAAGATCAAGCACCTTGAGCATGTCTCGGTGCTGGATCTCTACGCCACCTATCCTGATTTCTTCATCGACGTCAATCGTGAGCACCAGCGCGTGCTGCAGTACGACGTGATTGTGTTGCAACATCCGCTGTATATGTATTCCTGTCCTGCTTTGCTCAAAGAGTGGATTGATCGTGTGCTGGGCAAAGGTTTTGCCTTTGGCGATGAGAGTGCCATGAAAGGCAAGATCTGGCGCAGCGTGGTCACCACCGGCGGTAACCAAGATGCATTCAGCCATCACGGCTACAACCGTTACTCGATGCGGGAAATTCTGCAGCCGTTTGAACTGACCGCCGCGCTGTGCTGTATGGAATGGATGGAACCACTGATTCTGTACTGGGCGCGTAACGTCAGTGAAGAGGAACGTTATCAGCATGCCGAGCAATACCATCAGTGGTTGCTCGACCCGCTGGGGCAGACAGGAGTGAGTGATGGCCGCACTGACCGGTGA
- a CDS encoding YheV family putative zinc ribbon protein encodes MKAKKRFIAGAACPHCQAQDTLRWWVDNNVELVECVECDYTEQRAPKSVEQSSHAGEQMIGIFRPE; translated from the coding sequence GTGAAAGCCAAGAAACGTTTTATTGCCGGTGCGGCCTGTCCGCACTGTCAGGCGCAGGATACTCTGCGCTGGTGGGTCGACAATAATGTCGAATTAGTCGAGTGTGTCGAGTGTGACTACACAGAGCAACGCGCGCCAAAATCGGTCGAGCAGAGTTCGCATGCCGGTGAGCAGATGATAGGGATCTTCCGTCCCGAGTAA
- a CDS encoding DUF3413 domain-containing protein, with the protein MLLNVRHKVRWLLSQFVLNVVLLSVLGLPYLTWMITPQHDWLAKLYLLTTQIGWFGLFALAISLAMLALSWLPGRWLKCIATLITWLASVLLIVDVQVYQQYRFHLSGFVWELLIEGGDEVISLSWYTLLMAGMIVLGLGLASLVVSVLSSKLARTQLRWTRYACAIWFACLLTSQSIHMWRDANYDSVVPSYSYHWPLYYPLTAKRFFHKMGWIDIQAAREENLTLAQPQSSNLNYPLHPLSYEKSTQQPKQQPNILFIAIDTWRYDDANPQVTPHISQFAQRSLRFQQHVSGGNSTQAGIFSLFYGLPATYWNAFLSAQQRPALMDALQAQDYQFAIYAAAPLNSPPFDRTVFNGVENLRIDTPADTSPQRDARITDDFIDFLHTRDSSKPYFGFLFYDSAHATDFPADMPLHFSPSWERVDHIKLNNDFDPEPYRNRYRNALYYIDTQVERVLKSLQARGELDHTIVVITSDHGQEFNDNHQNYWGHGSNYSMAQIHVPLYIYVPGRESKDIRWKTTHQDIAPTFMQRTLGVSNPVSDYSVGYDLFDTQRDRDWLLIGSYFNYAMVADDEIMVTYPSGSVQTMTPQLEPKAQHSFTSSDLMQALTQMNRFLK; encoded by the coding sequence ATGCTGTTAAATGTACGCCACAAGGTGCGCTGGTTACTGAGCCAGTTTGTTTTGAACGTTGTTTTATTATCAGTACTAGGCCTGCCTTATCTGACTTGGATGATCACCCCGCAACACGACTGGCTGGCCAAACTGTACTTGCTGACCACCCAGATAGGCTGGTTTGGTCTGTTTGCCCTGGCCATCAGTTTAGCCATGCTGGCGCTGAGCTGGCTGCCGGGACGCTGGCTGAAATGTATAGCGACCCTGATCACCTGGCTGGCTTCGGTGCTGCTGATCGTCGATGTGCAGGTTTACCAGCAGTACCGCTTCCATCTCAGTGGTTTCGTCTGGGAGTTGCTGATCGAAGGCGGTGATGAGGTCATCAGCCTGTCCTGGTACACCCTGCTGATGGCGGGCATGATTGTGCTGGGACTTGGACTGGCCAGCCTGGTGGTGAGCGTATTGAGCAGTAAACTGGCTCGCACTCAACTGCGCTGGACCAGATACGCCTGCGCGATTTGGTTTGCTTGCCTGCTGACCAGCCAGAGCATTCACATGTGGCGCGATGCCAATTACGACAGCGTCGTACCAAGCTACAGCTATCACTGGCCACTGTACTACCCTCTGACTGCCAAACGTTTTTTCCATAAGATGGGCTGGATTGATATCCAGGCGGCACGCGAAGAGAACCTGACTCTGGCCCAGCCACAGAGTTCGAACCTCAATTACCCTTTGCATCCGCTCAGCTATGAGAAGTCCACGCAGCAACCCAAGCAGCAACCGAATATTCTGTTCATCGCCATCGATACCTGGCGCTACGATGATGCCAACCCACAAGTGACGCCGCATATCAGCCAGTTTGCCCAGCGCAGTTTGCGTTTCCAGCAGCATGTCAGTGGCGGCAATTCAACCCAGGCCGGTATTTTCAGCCTGTTCTACGGTCTGCCGGCGACCTACTGGAACGCTTTCCTGTCCGCGCAGCAACGTCCGGCGCTGATGGATGCCCTGCAGGCACAAGATTATCAGTTTGCAATTTATGCCGCGGCGCCGCTGAACAGCCCGCCGTTTGATCGCACGGTATTTAACGGGGTGGAAAATCTGCGTATTGATACACCGGCAGATACCTCGCCACAACGTGACGCGCGCATTACCGATGACTTCATCGACTTTCTGCACACACGTGACAGCAGCAAACCTTATTTTGGTTTCCTGTTCTATGACTCCGCCCATGCCACCGATTTTCCGGCTGACATGCCGCTACACTTTTCGCCTTCCTGGGAGCGGGTGGATCACATCAAACTCAACAACGATTTCGATCCTGAGCCGTACCGCAACCGCTACCGCAATGCGCTGTACTACATCGACACTCAGGTCGAACGGGTCCTGAAATCGCTGCAGGCACGCGGCGAACTGGACCACACCATTGTCGTCATTACGTCCGATCACGGTCAGGAGTTTAACGATAACCATCAGAACTACTGGGGGCACGGCAGCAACTACAGCATGGCGCAGATTCATGTCCCGCTCTATATCTATGTGCCGGGCCGGGAGAGTAAAGACATTCGCTGGAAGACCACCCATCAGGATATCGCACCGACTTTTATGCAGCGCACACTCGGGGTCTCTAACCCGGTCAGCGACTATTCGGTGGGTTATGATCTGTTTGATACTCAGCGTGACCGGGACTGGTTACTGATCGGCAGTTATTTCAACTACGCCATGGTGGCGGATGATGAGATTATGGTGACCTACCCGAGCGGCAGCGTTCAGACCATGACACCGCAGTTAGAGCCGAAAGCACAGCACTCATTTACCAGCAGCGATCTGATGCAGGCGCTGACCCAGATGAATCGCTTTTTGAAATAA
- a CDS encoding isoaspartyl peptidase/L-asparaginase family protein, protein MTQPFAIAIHGGAGTILRAQMSAELNREIRQALQQAVSAGHQLLARGGDALDAVVAAVRVLEDSPHFNAGHGSVLTDKEMVEMDASVMHGAQMNAGAIAGVRHIRNPVELARDVMLRSQHVMLAGEGAEEFAFSLGYEYTEQDYFFTERRYDQLQSMKQKGLFALSESAYPDDTKHGTVGAVALDQQGNLAAATSTGGITNKRYGRIGDSAIIGAGTLAENGTVAVSTTGMGEYFIRKGVAGDVAARMRYLQQDVHTACEQVIQGDLKAMGGEGGLIAIDAQGEIHFAMNSSGMYRASIDVQGHLLVKIYADE, encoded by the coding sequence ATGACCCAACCTTTTGCCATCGCCATCCATGGTGGTGCCGGTACCATATTACGCGCCCAGATGAGCGCTGAGCTTAACCGCGAGATCCGCCAGGCTCTGCAGCAGGCCGTCAGCGCCGGTCATCAATTGCTCGCCCGGGGTGGCGATGCCCTGGACGCTGTGGTGGCGGCAGTCAGGGTGCTGGAAGACAGCCCGCACTTTAATGCCGGTCATGGCTCGGTACTGACGGATAAAGAAATGGTGGAAATGGATGCGTCGGTGATGCATGGCGCGCAGATGAATGCCGGTGCGATTGCCGGGGTGCGCCACATCCGTAATCCGGTTGAACTGGCTCGGGATGTGATGCTGCGCAGCCAGCATGTCATGCTGGCCGGTGAGGGCGCGGAAGAGTTTGCGTTCAGCCTTGGCTATGAGTATACCGAACAGGATTACTTCTTTACCGAGCGCCGTTATGACCAGTTGCAAAGCATGAAGCAAAAAGGCTTGTTTGCCCTGTCGGAATCGGCTTATCCGGACGATACTAAGCACGGCACTGTGGGTGCGGTGGCGCTCGATCAGCAGGGTAATCTGGCTGCGGCGACCAGTACCGGTGGCATCACCAACAAACGGTATGGTCGCATCGGCGATTCGGCGATTATCGGGGCCGGAACGCTGGCCGAAAACGGCACGGTGGCGGTGTCAACGACAGGGATGGGCGAGTACTTCATTCGTAAAGGGGTGGCCGGGGATGTGGCGGCGCGGATGCGCTATTTGCAGCAGGACGTGCATACGGCTTGCGAGCAGGTCATTCAGGGCGATCTGAAAGCGATGGGCGGTGAAGGCGGTCTGATTGCGATTGACGCACAGGGCGAGATTCATTTTGCCATGAACAGCAGCGGTATGTACCGCGCCAGTATCGATGTACAAGGTCACTTGCTGGTCAAGATTTATGCTGATGAATGA
- a CDS encoding adenylosuccinate synthase, with amino-acid sequence MGNNVVVLGTQWGDEGKGKIVDLLTEDAKYVVRYQGGHNAGHTLVIDGEKTVLHLIPSGILRDNVKCIIGNGVVLSPDALIKEMTALEERGVPVRERLYISEACPLILPYHIALDQAREAARGKKAIGTTGRGIGPAYEDKVARRGLRVGDLFDRAAFAEKLKEVMALHNFQLEHFYKVEPVSYEEVLEQAMGYADLLTSMVIDVTDELDAARKRGDKIMFEGAQGTLLDIDHGTYPYVTSSNTTAGGVAAGSGFGPRYLGYILGIAKAYCTRVGSGPFPTELYDGLDKQDPVGKHLGTVGHEFGATTGRLRRTGWFDAVAMRRAIQINSITGFCLTKLDVLDGLKEIKICTGYQMADGSIAEVSPMAADAYDNVTPIYETMPGWSETTFGAKSIDQLPQTALDYIKRIEELTGVPVDIISTGPDRNETIIKVHPFNV; translated from the coding sequence ATGGGAAATAACGTAGTCGTTCTTGGCACCCAATGGGGTGATGAAGGAAAAGGGAAGATCGTTGATCTTTTAACTGAAGATGCAAAATATGTGGTTCGCTACCAGGGCGGTCACAATGCAGGTCACACACTGGTTATCGACGGCGAGAAAACCGTCCTGCACCTGATTCCTTCCGGTATCCTTCGTGATAACGTGAAATGTATCATCGGTAACGGTGTGGTACTTTCACCTGACGCATTAATCAAAGAAATGACAGCTCTGGAAGAGCGCGGTGTTCCGGTACGTGAACGTCTTTACATTTCTGAAGCTTGTCCCCTGATTCTTCCTTACCACATCGCTCTCGACCAGGCTCGTGAAGCTGCACGTGGTAAAAAAGCCATTGGTACGACTGGTCGCGGTATCGGTCCTGCTTACGAAGACAAAGTTGCTCGTCGTGGTCTGCGTGTTGGCGACCTGTTTGACCGTGCTGCTTTTGCTGAGAAGCTGAAAGAAGTCATGGCACTGCACAACTTCCAGCTGGAACACTTCTACAAAGTTGAACCTGTCAGCTACGAAGAGGTGCTGGAACAGGCGATGGGTTACGCTGATCTGCTCACTTCTATGGTTATCGACGTCACTGACGAGCTGGATGCAGCCCGTAAACGCGGCGACAAAATCATGTTCGAAGGCGCGCAAGGCACACTGCTGGACATCGACCACGGTACTTACCCATACGTGACTTCATCTAACACCACGGCTGGTGGCGTTGCTGCTGGTTCTGGCTTTGGTCCTCGCTACCTGGGCTACATCCTGGGTATTGCGAAAGCTTACTGTACCCGTGTAGGTTCTGGTCCGTTCCCGACTGAACTGTACGATGGTCTGGACAAGCAAGATCCGGTTGGTAAACATCTGGGTACGGTAGGTCATGAGTTTGGTGCGACGACTGGTCGTCTGCGTCGTACTGGCTGGTTCGATGCGGTTGCGATGCGTCGTGCAATCCAGATCAACTCAATCACTGGTTTCTGTCTGACTAAACTGGACGTTCTGGATGGTCTGAAAGAGATCAAGATCTGTACTGGTTATCAGATGGCTGACGGCTCAATTGCTGAAGTATCGCCAATGGCTGCTGACGCATACGACAACGTGACGCCGATTTACGAAACCATGCCAGGCTGGTCAGAAACAACTTTTGGCGCAAAATCGATTGATCAACTGCCACAAACTGCTCTCGATTACATCAAGCGTATCGAAGAGCTGACTGGTGTGCCGGTTGACATCATCTCGACCGGTCCTGACCGTAACGAGACCATCATCAAAGTACACCCGTTTAACGTGTAA
- a CDS encoding ABC transporter ATP-binding protein has protein sequence MITFSDIQLLRGGKPLLDAASATIHPGDKVGLVGKNGCGKSTLFALLKDELTIDAGSFNQPAHWELAWVAQETPALERTALEYVIDGDREYRELERQLHLAEQQDQGTRVAELHGQLETIGGYSIRARAAELLDGLGFSQEQMEWNLTQFSGGWRMRLNLAQALICRSDLLLLDEPTNHLDLDAVMWLERWLQSYPGTLLLISHDRDFLDPIVGRIIHIENEKLNEYTGNYSSFETQRAQKLLQQQAMYQKQQKQMAHMQSYIDRFRYKASKARQAQSRIKALEKMEQVLPAQFDNPFSFEFREPAALPNPIMMMDQVSAGYGDHLILEKIRLNLVPGSRIGLLGRNGAGKSTLIKLLSGELNPQGGDLTYSQGVKIGYFAQHQLETLHPEETPLQHMMQIAPDKNELELRNYLGSFGFHGDKALDKVGPFSGGEKARLVLALIVWQKPNLLLLDEPTNHLDLDMRQALTLALQSYEGAMVIVSHDRYLLRATTDDLYLVHDQQVAPFDGDLNDYYKWLTEQQKADRKESAAQAPAKDNTNSAAAKKEQKRREADFRKLTAPIRKKLTQLEAKMDKLNATIAEAEQQLSDSALYDAENKAKLNQVLATQASAKSELEQVEGDWMSEQEALEEMEQEFNIQ, from the coding sequence ATGATTACCTTCTCCGATATTCAGTTACTGCGCGGTGGCAAACCACTGCTTGATGCAGCTTCAGCGACCATTCATCCCGGCGATAAAGTCGGCCTGGTGGGTAAAAACGGCTGCGGTAAATCCACCCTGTTTGCGCTGCTGAAAGACGAGCTGACCATAGATGCCGGCAGTTTTAACCAGCCCGCACACTGGGAACTGGCCTGGGTAGCGCAGGAAACTCCGGCTCTGGAACGCACTGCGCTGGAGTACGTGATTGACGGTGACCGCGAATACCGCGAGCTGGAACGCCAGTTACATCTGGCTGAGCAACAGGATCAGGGCACCCGCGTGGCTGAGCTGCATGGTCAGTTGGAAACCATCGGCGGTTACAGCATCCGTGCCCGCGCAGCCGAACTGCTCGATGGTCTGGGCTTCAGCCAGGAGCAGATGGAGTGGAATCTGACCCAGTTTTCCGGTGGCTGGCGTATGCGCCTTAACCTGGCTCAGGCGCTGATTTGCCGCTCGGACCTGCTGCTGCTCGATGAACCGACCAACCACCTGGATCTGGATGCTGTGATGTGGCTGGAACGCTGGCTGCAAAGCTATCCGGGCACGCTGCTGCTGATTTCCCACGACCGTGACTTTCTGGACCCGATTGTCGGGCGGATTATTCACATCGAAAACGAGAAACTCAACGAGTACACCGGTAACTACTCCTCGTTTGAAACCCAGCGTGCGCAGAAACTGCTGCAACAACAGGCCATGTACCAGAAACAGCAGAAACAGATGGCACACATGCAAAGCTACATCGACCGTTTCCGCTACAAAGCTTCCAAAGCGCGTCAGGCACAGAGCCGCATCAAAGCGCTGGAGAAAATGGAACAGGTTCTGCCGGCCCAGTTCGATAACCCGTTCAGTTTTGAGTTCCGTGAGCCGGCCGCTCTACCTAACCCGATTATGATGATGGATCAGGTCAGTGCAGGTTACGGCGACCATCTGATTCTGGAAAAAATTCGCCTGAATCTGGTTCCGGGCAGCCGCATCGGTCTGCTGGGCCGTAACGGGGCAGGTAAATCAACCCTGATTAAACTCTTGTCGGGCGAGCTCAATCCGCAAGGTGGCGATCTGACCTACTCGCAAGGCGTCAAGATTGGTTACTTTGCCCAGCATCAGCTGGAAACACTGCACCCGGAAGAGACGCCGCTGCAGCATATGATGCAAATCGCACCAGACAAAAACGAACTGGAGTTACGTAACTATCTCGGCAGCTTTGGTTTTCACGGCGATAAAGCGCTGGATAAAGTCGGCCCCTTCTCCGGTGGGGAAAAGGCGCGTTTAGTATTAGCGCTGATCGTATGGCAAAAGCCCAACCTGCTATTGCTCGACGAACCGACCAACCACCTCGACCTCGACATGCGCCAGGCCCTGACCCTGGCTCTGCAAAGCTACGAGGGGGCGATGGTGATCGTCAGCCACGACCGCTATCTGCTGCGCGCGACCACCGATGACCTGTACCTGGTACATGACCAACAAGTCGCACCGTTTGATGGCGATCTGAACGACTACTATAAGTGGCTGACTGAACAACAAAAAGCCGATCGTAAAGAGAGTGCAGCGCAGGCTCCGGCCAAAGACAACACCAACAGTGCCGCAGCGAAAAAAGAGCAGAAACGACGTGAAGCAGATTTCCGCAAGCTGACCGCGCCAATTCGCAAAAAGCTGACACAACTGGAAGCAAAAATGGATAAGTTGAACGCCACCATTGCCGAGGCAGAACAACAATTATCCGATTCCGCACTGTATGACGCGGAAAATAAAGCTAAACTTAATCAGGTTCTCGCAACTCAGGCCAGCGCCAAATCCGAACTGGAACAGGTCGAAGGTGACTGGATGAGTGAGCAGGAAGCCCTGGAAGAGATGGAACAGGAGTTCAACATTCAATGA
- the motX gene encoding flagellar protein MotX, whose protein sequence is MKLRTVAASLVLVFHASFSQANVAEVGEPVPIYSEAELIKLIENNKHLERVKADNCQLVEDIVARATRINLPAYEFLYGDMLAWGVCVEQDVELGLYYMENAAHQGLPAALEQLGRYYSRGTLVQQDKERAIPYLREAASMGNLNARIHLAELLLRDYGSPLDYEDAYRWLYSSVTADQRTHNRIAILRQGLEQRMPQNIIARAKRRTTFW, encoded by the coding sequence ATGAAGCTACGAACGGTAGCCGCTTCTCTGGTGTTAGTCTTTCACGCATCTTTCAGCCAAGCAAATGTGGCTGAGGTCGGTGAGCCAGTGCCAATTTATTCAGAAGCTGAGCTGATCAAACTAATCGAGAACAACAAACATCTGGAACGCGTTAAAGCGGATAATTGCCAGTTGGTCGAGGACATCGTTGCCCGCGCCACACGCATTAATTTGCCGGCTTACGAGTTTCTGTATGGTGACATGCTGGCATGGGGCGTGTGTGTGGAGCAGGACGTGGAGCTTGGCCTGTACTACATGGAAAATGCCGCTCACCAGGGATTGCCAGCTGCGCTGGAACAACTGGGGCGCTATTATTCGCGCGGCACCTTAGTGCAGCAGGATAAAGAGCGCGCGATTCCTTATCTGCGTGAAGCCGCGTCGATGGGCAATCTTAACGCGCGTATTCATCTTGCCGAGCTTCTGCTGCGTGATTACGGCAGTCCGCTGGATTATGAAGATGCCTACCGCTGGCTGTACAGCTCAGTAACGGCAGACCAACGGACTCACAACCGGATTGCGATTCTGCGCCAGGGGCTGGAGCAGCGTATGCCGCAGAATATTATTGCCCGCGCCAAGCGGCGTACCACCTTCTGGTAG
- the slyD gene encoding peptidylprolyl isomerase: MKIEKNVVVSLAYQVKLEDGIVVDQSTVEAPLDYLHGHNNLIIGLERELEGKAAGDKFTATIAPEDAYGEHSDALVQRVPADVFQGVDQIEVGMRFLADTDQGPIPVEITEVDGDEVVVDGNHMLAGHTLTFECEVVALREASEEELAHGHVHQAGGHDHDHDHEGGCCGGDHHHH, encoded by the coding sequence ATGAAAATTGAAAAGAACGTGGTTGTAAGCCTTGCCTACCAGGTAAAACTGGAAGATGGCATTGTGGTAGACCAGTCAACAGTGGAAGCACCACTGGATTACTTACATGGTCACAACAACCTGATCATTGGTCTTGAGCGCGAACTGGAAGGCAAAGCTGCCGGTGATAAATTCACCGCAACGATTGCACCAGAAGATGCGTACGGTGAGCACAGTGATGCACTGGTTCAGCGTGTACCAGCTGACGTATTCCAAGGCGTAGACCAAATTGAAGTGGGCATGCGTTTCCTGGCGGATACTGACCAGGGTCCAATCCCGGTAGAAATCACCGAAGTGGATGGCGACGAAGTAGTGGTTGATGGTAACCACATGCTGGCTGGCCACACTCTGACTTTCGAATGTGAAGTGGTTGCACTGCGTGAAGCGTCTGAAGAAGAGCTGGCGCACGGTCACGTTCATCAGGCTGGCGGTCACGATCATGACCACGACCACGAAGGTGGTTGCTGTGGCGGTGATCATCACCACCACTAA